From a single Eleginops maclovinus isolate JMC-PN-2008 ecotype Puerto Natales chromosome 18, JC_Emac_rtc_rv5, whole genome shotgun sequence genomic region:
- the LOC134880341 gene encoding claudin-8-like, with product MVQGISEIAAMAVGLIGLIGAAATTGMPMWKVTAFIGENIIVMETRWEGLWMNCYRQSNIRMQCKVYDSLLFLPADLQAARGLMCCSLAMSGLGLLVAMAGMRCISCVQNNDRVKTIILMVAGGMQFMACICVIIPVSWTGHVIIQDFYNPLLIDAQRRELGDALYIGWVTSAFLFASGLLFVCRRIPRDKGSFNIYNQANLLHYKPAASRPTLMRYHPISSVPSLRSNAYHPSLQDNGFVGQQPATPMQNMPREMTNDGTLISPPVVYNPGLPDNQSLLYQGSLAHHSSMQSSNHVESLYTPGNSLYISQNTPPYSLTYIHNPASSYQSSFHPVPHTPVFIGYNSSRTQVQSRSGSSPGVYI from the coding sequence ATGGTTCAAGGAATTTCCGAGATAGCCGCAATGGCTGTTGGCCTGATTGGCCTGATCGGTGCGGCGGCTACTACAGGGATGCCCATGTGGAAGGTGACAGCTTTCATCGGGGAAAACATCATTGTGATGGAAACCCGCTGGGAGGGCTTGTGGATGAACTGCTACAGACAATCCAACATCAGGATGCAATGTAAGGTGTACGATTCCCTGCTGTTCCTACCCGCGGATTTACAGGCAGCCAGGGGCCTGATGTGCTGTTCTCTGGCCATGTCGGGACTTGGGCTCCTTGTGGCAATGGCAGGAATGCGTTGTATATCCTGTGTTCAGAATAATGATCGGGTTAAAACTATCATCCTGATGGTTGCAGGTGGAATGCAGTTCATGGCCTGTATCTGTGTCATTATCCCGGTGTCGTGGACAGGTCATGTcatcattcaagatttttatAATCCTTTGCTAATCGATGCCCAGAGAAGGGAGCTTGGAGACGCTCTATACATAGGTTGGGTGACCAGCGCCTTCCTTTTTGCCTCAGGCCTGTTGTTCGTCTGCCGCCGTATACCTAGAGACAAAGGCTCATTCAACATATACAACCAAGCCAACTTGCTACATTACAAGCCAGCAGCCAGCAGGCCGACTCTAATGAGGTATCATCCCATCTCCAGTGTTCCCAGCCTCCGATCAAATGCTTACCATCCTTCTCTGCAGGACAACGGCTTTGTTGGACAACAACCTGCAACGCCAATGCAAAACATGCCCAGAGAGATGACCAATGACGGAACACTAATCAGCCCTCCTGTCGTCTATAATCCAGGTTTGCCTGACAATCAGTCCTTGTTATATCAAGGTAGCCTGGCTcaccattcctccatgcagagctcAAACCATGTTGAGAGCTTGTATACACCAGGCAACTCTTTGTACATAAGCCAGAACACCCCACCATATTCCCTGACTTACATCCACAATCCTGCTTCGTCCTACCAGTCCAGTTTTCACCCAGTTCCACACACTCCTGTGTTCATAGGATATAACTCATCAAGGACACAAGTACAGTCTCGCAGTGGAAGCAGTCCTGGTGTATACATCTAA